A single region of the Phyllostomus discolor isolate MPI-MPIP mPhyDis1 chromosome 14, mPhyDis1.pri.v3, whole genome shotgun sequence genome encodes:
- the TRIM38 gene encoding E3 ubiquitin-protein ligase TRIM38 codes for MASATSSKKMREEATCSICLNLMVEPMSISCGHSYCQACILRFLDNQPRPPPALPQVSPCPQCRAPFQRASLRPNKQLGGLIEALREMDCDVCCEEHNERLQLFCEDEGQLICWRCERAPRHQGHSTALVEDVCPGYKEKLQKAMTKLRQLEEECVHQKASRGKQITEWNEMISVKRQKIQFDFRNLHSFLEEEEKWYLWKLDREKEQTLKRLRESEAKLGQKRHQLESHILELEERCQGSAQKLLQDVKATLSRSQAVQLEAPDTVSLEVRTECDVSKRYFDVKKLLRSHQVSVVLDPDTGHRELIVSEDRRQVTRGCPQDSLDVSPRRFTAAPCILGRESFTSGRHYFEVDVGEGTGWDVGVCLESVQRDAALKQEPQAGFWALRLCAKDGYVALTWPRTPLRLGEQPLVVGVLLDCEAGVVSFYSVTSGSRIFTFPKASFSDALRPYFQVYPYSPLFLPPLDA; via the exons ATGGCCTCGGCCACAAGCAGCAAGAAGATGAGGGAGGAGGCCACCTGCTCCATCTGCCTGAACCTGATGGTGGAGCCCATGAGCATCAGCTGCGGACACAGCTACTGCCAGGCCTGCATCCTGCGCTTCCTGGACAACCAGCCGCGCCCGCCGCCGGCCCTGCCCCaggtctccccctgcccccagtgccGCGCGCCGTTCCAGCGGGCCAGCCTGCGGCCCAACAAGCAGCTGGGCGGCCTCATCGAAGCCCTCAGGGAGATGGACTGCGACGTGTGCTGCGAGGAGCACAACGAGCGGCTGCAGCTGTTCTGCGAGGACGAGGGCCAGCTCATCTGCTGGCGCTGCGAGCGGGCCCCGCGGCACCAAGGGCACAGCACCGCGCTCGTGGAGGACGTGTGCCCCGGCTACAAG GAAAAGCTGCAGAAAGCCATGACCAAACTGAGGCAGCTGGAAGAGGAGTGCGTGCACCAGAAGGCGTCCAGGGGGAAGCAGATAACAGAGTGGAAC GAGATGATCAGTGTTAAGAGACAGAAGATCCAGTTCGACTTCAGGAACCTGcacagcttcctggaggaggaggagaagtggTACCTGTGGAAGCTGGACCGAGAGAAGGAGCAGACTCTGAAGAGGCTGAGGGAGAGCGAGGCCAAGCTGGGGCAGAAGAGACACCAGCTGGAGAGCCACATCCTGGAGCTGGAGGAGCGGTGCCAGGGCTCGGCGCAGAAGCTGCTGCAG GACGTGAAGGCCACGCTGAGCAG GAGTCAGGCCGTGCAGCTGGAGGCCCCGGACACCGTCTCCTTGGAGGTTCGGACCGAGTGCGACGTTTCGAAGCGTTACTTCGACGTGAAGAAGCTGTTGAGGAGCCATCAAG TGAGCGTGGTTCTGGATCCAGACACGGGGCATCGGGAGCTGATTGTATCTGAGGATCGGAGACAGGTGACCCGGGGGTGCCCCCAGGACAGTCTGGACGTGTCTCCCAGGAGGTTCACCGCCGCGCCCTGCATCCTGGGCCGCGAGAGCTTCACCTCGGGGCGGCACTACTTCGAGGTGGACGTGGGAGAAGGGACCGGGTGGGACGTCGGCGTCTGCCTGGAGAGTGTGCAGAGGGACGCGGCCCTGAAGCAGGAGCCCCAGGCCGGCTTCTGGGCTCTCCGGCTGTGCGCCAAGGACGGCTACGTGGCGCTGACCTGGCCCCGCACGCCCCTGCGCCTGGGGGAGCAACCCCTGGTGGTCGGGGTGCTCCTGGACTGCGAGGCCGGAGTCGTCTCCTTCTACAGCGTGACCTCGGGCTCCCGCATCTTCACCTTCCCCAAGGCCTCCTTCTCGGACGCGCTGCGGCCCTACTTCCAGGTCTACCCCTACTCCCCCTTGTTCCTGCCTCCGCTGGACGCGTGA
- the LOC114489443 gene encoding sodium-dependent phosphate transport protein 3-like, which produces MDEKPSPRKGPPPCSLRCGLAVVMHLTNLAMITQRVSLSIAVIAMVNDTGQPAAANASEDGARADAPQDPGRPLQELGAGSAAYAWSPETQGIIFSSIHYGIILTLVPSGYLAGIFGAKRMLGAGLLISSLLTLFTPWAADLGVPLLVVVRAVQGMAQGMAWTGQFTIWAKWAPPLERSRLTSIAGSGAACGSFIILCVGGLISQALGWPCIFYIFGGIGCACCLLWFTVIYDDPVRHPCISVREKDHIVSSLAQQPTSRRRSVPIRAMVRCLPLWAIFTGFFSHFWLCTIIITYLPTYIHSVLHVDIRESGVLSSLPFVAASTCTILGGQLADFLLSRNLLRLVTVRKLFSSLGLLLPSLCAVALPFVASSYVTTVVLLILIPGTSNLCDAGFIVNSLDVAPRYASLLMGVSRGFGLVAGIISSTTTGFLISQDAVSGWRHVFFLSAAVNVLGLLFYLAFGQAEIQDWARDRRLTRL; this is translated from the exons ATGGACGAGAAGCCGTCCCCCAGGAAAG gcccacctccctgctccctgcgCTGCGGCCTGGCCGTGGTCATGCACCTGACCAACCTCGCCATGATCACGCAGCGGGTGAGTCTGAGCATCGCCGTCATCGCCATGGTCAACGACACCGGGCAGCCGGCTGCGGCCAACGCCTCCGAGGATGGGGCTCGTGCAGACGCGCCCCAGGACCCCGGCAGGCCCCTGCAGGAGCTCGGCGCTGGG agCGCGGCGTACGCATGGAGCCCCGAGACGCAGGGCATCATCTTCAGCTCCATCCACTACGGGATAATCCTGACCCTGGTCCCGAGCGGGTACCTGGCGGGGATATTCGGGGCGAAGCGGATGCTGGGCGCCGGCTTGCTCatctcctccctcctcaccctcttCACGCCGTGGGCCGCCGACCTCGGAGTGCCCCTGCTGGTCGTGGTGCGGGCCGTCCAGGGCATGGCCCAG GGAATGGCGTGGACGGGCCAGTTTACCATTTGGGCAAAGTGGGCCCCCCCCCTGGAACGCAGCAGGCTCACCAGCATCGCGGGCTCAG GGGCAGCGTGCGGGTCCTTCATCATCCTCTGTGTGGGCGGGCTCATCTCACAGGCCTTGGGCTGGCCTTGCATCTTCTACATCTTCG GCGGCATCGGCTGTGCGTGCTGTCTCCTGTGGTTCACGGTGATTTACGATGACCCCGTGCGTCACCCGTGCATAAGCGTCAGGGAAAAGGATCACATCGTGTCCTCGCTGGCGCAGCAG CCCACGTCCCGGCGACGCTCTGTCCCCATAAGGGCCATGGTCCGCTGCCTGCCGCTGTGGGCCATCTTCACGGGGTTCTTCAGCCACTTCTGGCTGTGCACCATCATCATCACGTACCTGCCGACCTACATCCACTCCGTGCTCCACGTCGACATCAGAGAG AGCGGGGTCCTGTCCTCCCTGCCCTTTGTCGCCGCCTCGACGTGCACGATTCTGGGGGGTCAGCTGGCCGATTTCCTCCTGTCCAGGAATCTCCTCAGGCTGGTCACTGTGCGGAAGCTCTTCTCGTCCCTGG GGCTGCTCCTCCCGTCGCTCTGCGCCGTGGCCCTGCCCTTCGTGGCCTCCAGCTACGTGACCACCGTGGTCCTGCTGATACTGATCCCTGGGACCAGCAACCTGTGTGACGCGGGGTTCATCGTCAACAGCTTAGACGTCGCCCCCAG GTACGCCAGCCTCCTCATGGGCGTCTCGCGGGGATTCGGGCTCGTCGCGGGGATCatctcctccaccaccaccgGCTTCCTCATCAGCCAG GACGCGGTGTCCGGCTGGAGGCACGTCTTCTTCCTGTCCGCCGCCGTCAACGTGCTCGGCCTGCTGTTCTACCTGGCGTTCGGGCAGGCGGAGATCCAGGACTGGGCCAGAGACAGGAGACTCACCCGCCTCTGA
- the H1-1 gene encoding histone H1.1 → MSETAPPAPAPPTSAAPEKPAAGKKAKKPAKAAAAAKKKPAGPSVSELLVQAVSSSKERSGVSLAALKKALAAAGYDVDKNNSRIKLGLKSLVSKGTLVQTKGTGASGSFKLNKKASSGEAKPSAGKGAPKPKATGASKKPKKATSAAVKKVKTPKKIKKPPVTKKASKSPKKPKAVKPKKVAKSPAKAKAVKPKAPKAKVTKPKTGTKPKKVAPKKK, encoded by the coding sequence ATGTCCGAGACCGCGCCACCCGCTCCTGCGCCGCCTACCTCCGCCGCCCCGGAGAAACCTGCGGCTGGCAAGAAGGCGAAGAAACCAGCAAAGGCCGCGGCGGCTGCCAAGAAGAAGCCCGCGGGGCCCTCCGTTTCCGAGCTGCTGGTCCAGGCTGTCTCCTCTTCCAAGGAGCGCAGCGGTGTGTCGCTCGCCGCGCTCAAGAAGGCGCTGGCAGCCGCGGGCTACGACGTGGACAAGAACAACAGCCGCATTAAACTGGGTCTGAAGAGCCTGGTGAGCAAGGGCACCCTGGTGCAGACCAAGGGCACCGGCGCTTCGGGCTCCTTCAAGCTCAACAAGAAGGCGTCTTCCGGCGAGGCCAAGCCCAGCGCTGGCAAGGGGGCGCCGAAACCCAAGGCAACAGGCGCTTCTAAGAAGCCCAAGAAGGCTACCAGCGCTGCTGTTAAGAAAGTCAAAACTCCAAAGAAGATCAAAAAGCCACCAGTGACCAAGAAAGCCTCCAAGAGCCCCAAGAAGCCTAAGGCTGTGAAGCCCAAGAAAGTAGCCAAAAGCCCTGCCAAAGCCAAGGCTGTGAAGCCCAAAGCGCCTAAGGCTAAGGTGACCAAGCCAAAGACCGGCACCAAGCCCAAGAAGGTAGCACCCAAGAAAAAGTAG
- the LOC114489505 gene encoding histone H4, with amino-acid sequence MSGRGKGGKGLGKGGAKRHRKVLRDNIQGITKPAIRRLARRGGVKRISGLIYEETRGVLKVFLENVIRDAVTYTEHAKRKTVTAMDVVYALKRQGRTLYGFGG; translated from the coding sequence ATGTCTGGACGCGGCAAAGGCGGGAAGGGGCTCGGCAAAGGCGGCGCCAAGCGCCACCGCAAGGTGCTGCGCGACAACATCCAGGGCATCACCAAGCCCGCCATCCGGCGCCTGGCCCGCCGCGGCGGCGTCAAGCGCATCTCCGGCCTCATCTACGAGGAGACCCGCGGGGTGCTCAAGGTGTTCCTGGAGAACGTGATCCGGGACGCCGTCACCTACACGGAGCACGCCAAGCGCAAGACGGTCACGGCCATGGACGTGGTCTACGCGCTCAAGCGCCAGGGCCGCACCCTCTACGGCTTCGGCGGCTAA